One Burkholderia vietnamiensis LMG 10929 genomic window carries:
- a CDS encoding O-methyltransferase: MTTLIQDPLASLLARLFDEADASSPASDPAFAGVSRDELARLMRSKTDYADFYAGLKDYPLAVSRETGTLLYMLARGCGARSIVEFGTSFGISTLHLAAALRDNGGGRVITSEFEASKVARASANLAAAGLADLVEIRAGDALQTLATDLPATVDLLLLDGAKALYPEILARVEPRLRRGAFIVADNAEHSPDYLDYVRAPANGYLSVPFGADVELSMRLV; the protein is encoded by the coding sequence CGCTCGCATCGCTGCTCGCGCGCCTGTTCGACGAAGCCGACGCGTCGTCGCCCGCGTCGGACCCGGCGTTCGCCGGCGTGTCGCGCGACGAGCTGGCGCGGCTGATGCGCAGCAAGACCGATTACGCCGATTTCTATGCAGGTCTGAAGGACTATCCGCTCGCGGTGTCGCGCGAGACGGGCACGCTGCTGTACATGCTCGCGCGCGGTTGCGGCGCGCGCTCGATCGTCGAGTTCGGCACGTCGTTCGGCATCTCGACGCTGCATCTGGCGGCCGCGCTGCGCGACAACGGCGGCGGCCGCGTGATCACGAGCGAATTCGAGGCGTCGAAGGTGGCGCGCGCGAGCGCGAACCTCGCGGCGGCCGGGCTCGCGGATCTGGTCGAGATCCGCGCAGGCGATGCGCTGCAGACGCTCGCGACCGACCTGCCGGCCACCGTCGACCTGCTGCTGCTCGACGGCGCGAAGGCGCTGTATCCGGAGATACTCGCGCGCGTCGAGCCGCGGCTGCGGCGCGGCGCATTCATCGTCGCCGACAACGCCGAGCACAGCCCCGACTACCTCGACTACGTGCGCGCGCCGGCGAACGGCTACCTGTCGGTGCCGTTCGGCGCCGACGTCGAGCTGTCGATGCGGCTCGTCTGA
- a CDS encoding alkene reductase — protein MNHDPLFQPLQFGALTLPNRIVMPPMTRSRATQPGDEANELMAEYYAQRASAGLIVSEGTYIAPLGKGYAWTPGIHTRSQVAGWRKVTDAVHAAQGRIFAQLWHVGRLSHTSLHGGAQPVSSSPIQAKGVNVFIAGDDGSTPGFVQASEPRALTVAEIGEIVAQYRAAARNAMEAGFDGVELHGANGYLVNQFIDSNANTRTDAYGGSLENRLRFLREVAQALIEGTGDASRVGIRLAPLTTLNGCVDDDPETTYLAAATLLGELGVGYLHIAEADWDDAPLMPPAFKQKLRAAFGGVLIYAGKYTAERAREAIAAGWADLIAFGRPFVANPDLPERLRSGAALAPHDRNTLFGGGAKGLTDYPALAQACA, from the coding sequence ATGAACCACGACCCGCTGTTCCAACCGCTGCAATTCGGCGCGCTGACGCTGCCGAACCGTATCGTGATGCCGCCGATGACGCGCTCGCGCGCGACCCAGCCCGGCGACGAAGCGAACGAACTGATGGCCGAGTATTACGCGCAACGCGCGAGCGCCGGCCTGATCGTCAGCGAAGGCACCTACATCGCGCCGCTCGGCAAGGGCTACGCGTGGACGCCCGGCATTCATACGCGCTCGCAGGTCGCCGGCTGGCGCAAGGTGACCGACGCCGTGCACGCGGCGCAAGGCCGCATCTTCGCGCAGCTGTGGCACGTCGGCCGCCTGAGCCACACGAGCCTGCACGGCGGCGCGCAGCCGGTGTCGTCGTCGCCGATCCAGGCGAAAGGCGTGAACGTGTTCATCGCCGGCGACGACGGCAGCACGCCGGGCTTCGTGCAGGCGTCCGAGCCGCGCGCGCTGACGGTCGCCGAGATCGGCGAGATCGTCGCGCAATACCGCGCCGCCGCGCGCAACGCGATGGAAGCCGGCTTCGACGGCGTCGAGCTGCACGGCGCGAACGGCTATCTCGTGAACCAGTTCATCGACTCGAACGCGAACACGCGCACCGACGCATACGGCGGCTCGCTGGAGAACCGTCTGCGCTTCCTGCGCGAGGTCGCGCAGGCGCTGATCGAAGGCACCGGCGACGCGTCGCGCGTCGGCATCCGCCTCGCGCCGCTGACCACGCTGAACGGTTGCGTCGACGACGATCCCGAAACGACCTACCTCGCGGCCGCGACGCTGCTCGGCGAACTGGGCGTCGGCTATCTGCACATCGCCGAAGCCGACTGGGACGACGCGCCGCTGATGCCGCCGGCATTCAAGCAGAAGCTGCGCGCAGCGTTCGGCGGCGTGCTGATCTATGCGGGCAAGTACACCGCCGAGCGCGCACGCGAAGCGATCGCCGCCGGCTGGGCCGACCTCATCGCCTTCGGCCGCCCGTTCGTCGCGAACCCCGACCTGCCCGAACGCCTGCGCAGCGGCGCCGCGCTCGCGCCGCACGATCGCAACACGCTGTTCGGCGGCGGCGCCAAGGGCCTCACCGACTACCCGGCGCTCGCGCAGGCTTGCGCGTGA
- the dkgB gene encoding 2,5-didehydrogluconate reductase DkgB: MSKIPAFGLGTFRLQGQVVIDSVRNGLELGYRAIDTAQIYGNEAEVGAAIAASGVRREDLFVTTKIWVDNYAPDKLAASLEDSLRKLRTDYVDLTLIHWPAPDNGVSVDAFMTALADAKSKGLTREIGVSNFNIALTKEAIAAVGSDAIATNQIELSPYLQNRKLVEFLQSERIHVTSYMTLAYGKVLGDPVLDAIARRHRATPAQVALAWALQLGYSVIPSSTKLEHLASNLLAQTLRLTDEDLAQIATLERNGREVDPAGLAPQWD, translated from the coding sequence ATGAGCAAGATTCCCGCCTTCGGCCTCGGCACGTTCCGCCTGCAGGGCCAGGTCGTCATCGACTCGGTCCGCAACGGCCTCGAGCTCGGCTATCGCGCGATCGACACCGCGCAGATCTACGGCAACGAAGCGGAAGTCGGCGCGGCGATCGCGGCATCGGGCGTGCGTCGCGAAGACCTGTTCGTCACGACCAAGATCTGGGTCGACAACTACGCGCCGGACAAGCTCGCGGCGAGCCTCGAGGACAGCCTGCGCAAGCTGCGCACCGACTACGTCGACCTGACGCTGATCCACTGGCCGGCGCCCGACAACGGCGTGTCGGTCGACGCGTTCATGACCGCGCTGGCCGACGCGAAGTCGAAGGGCCTCACGCGCGAGATCGGCGTGTCGAACTTCAACATCGCGCTGACGAAGGAAGCGATCGCGGCCGTCGGCAGCGACGCGATCGCGACGAACCAGATCGAGCTGAGCCCGTATCTGCAGAACCGCAAGCTCGTCGAGTTTCTGCAGAGCGAACGCATCCACGTGACGTCGTACATGACGCTCGCCTACGGCAAGGTGCTCGGCGACCCGGTGCTCGACGCGATCGCGCGACGCCACCGCGCGACGCCGGCGCAGGTCGCGCTCGCGTGGGCGCTGCAGCTCGGCTACTCCGTCATTCCGTCGTCGACCAAGCTCGAGCATCTCGCGAGCAACCTGCTCGCGCAGACGCTGCGCCTGACCGACGAAGACCTCGCGCAGATCGCCACGCTCGAACGCAACGGCCGCGAAGTGGATCCGGCCGGCCTCGCCCCGCAGTGGGACTGA
- a CDS encoding TIGR03571 family LLM class oxidoreductase yields MSTSLQALAAGCFSIGIELPLDNDWSPAGDAKRQHDGRRPGVPDLARHAELARLADTLGFRALWVRDVPVYDPSFGDAAQVFEAFSYLGYLAGITRDILLGTAAVVLPLREPLLTLKSAATIDALSGGRLLLGVASGDRPVEYPLFGRDFASRGANFRAQIALLRDGARGHLPPGLEVLPHVAAPLPLLVAGLAQQTPAWIGEHLDGCLAYPGTPDDHRQRAANWRAVAGNKPYVSFIHLDLAEDPHEPLQRHRFGARAGRIALAEELAAMRDAGVQHIGLHFRRNRRPLDETMSEIATHVLPAFHAPATTRAA; encoded by the coding sequence ATGTCCACGTCACTTCAAGCGCTCGCCGCCGGCTGCTTCAGCATCGGCATCGAGCTGCCGCTCGACAACGACTGGTCGCCGGCCGGCGACGCGAAGCGCCAGCACGACGGCCGCCGCCCCGGCGTGCCGGATCTGGCCAGGCACGCGGAACTCGCGCGACTGGCCGACACGCTCGGCTTCCGCGCGCTCTGGGTGCGCGACGTGCCGGTGTACGACCCGTCGTTCGGCGATGCCGCGCAGGTGTTCGAGGCGTTCTCGTATCTCGGCTACCTCGCGGGCATCACGCGCGACATCCTGCTCGGCACGGCGGCCGTCGTGCTGCCGCTGCGCGAGCCGCTGCTGACGCTCAAATCGGCCGCGACGATCGACGCGCTGAGCGGCGGCCGCCTGCTGCTCGGCGTCGCGAGCGGCGACCGGCCGGTCGAATATCCTCTGTTCGGCCGCGATTTCGCGTCGCGCGGCGCGAATTTCCGTGCGCAGATCGCGTTGCTGCGCGACGGCGCGCGCGGCCACCTGCCGCCGGGGCTCGAGGTCCTGCCGCACGTCGCCGCGCCGCTGCCGCTGCTCGTCGCGGGCCTCGCGCAGCAGACGCCCGCGTGGATCGGCGAACACCTGGACGGCTGCCTCGCGTATCCCGGCACGCCGGACGATCACCGGCAGCGCGCCGCGAACTGGCGCGCGGTGGCCGGCAACAAGCCGTACGTGAGCTTCATCCACCTCGATCTCGCCGAGGACCCGCACGAACCGCTGCAGCGCCACCGCTTCGGCGCGCGCGCCGGGCGCATCGCGCTGGCCGAGGAACTCGCGGCGATGCGCGACGCGGGCGTGCAGCACATCGGGCTGCACTTCCGGCGCAATCGCCGGCCGCTCGACGAGACGATGTCCGAGATCGCGACGCACGTGCTGCCCGCGTTCCATGCGCCCGCAACGACCCGCGCCGCATAG
- a CDS encoding MoaF-related domain-containing protein — protein MNASTRRPPFAGKTFEVRYDGLTALNAYDEDGRHMRYAITEGPYAGATGEVEYTWQPVAADTCAIAWQEADRATVVHIDDFAAGTSRTFFTAASLDFHRLDGSLRAV, from the coding sequence ATGAATGCATCGACCCGACGGCCGCCGTTCGCCGGCAAGACGTTCGAAGTCCGTTACGACGGCCTGACCGCCCTCAACGCCTATGACGAAGACGGCCGCCACATGCGCTACGCGATCACCGAAGGCCCGTACGCGGGTGCGACGGGCGAAGTCGAATACACGTGGCAGCCCGTCGCCGCCGACACCTGCGCGATCGCGTGGCAGGAAGCCGATCGCGCGACCGTCGTGCACATCGACGATTTCGCGGCCGGCACGTCGCGCACGTTCTTCACCGCGGCGTCGCTCGATTTCCACCGGCTCGACGGCAGCCTGCGCGCGGTCTGA
- a CDS encoding MFS transporter — protein MPLALLALTISAFAIGTTEFVIVGLIPTIGADLGVSLPSAGLLVSLYALSVAIGAPLLTALTARVPRKTLLAALMALFTIGNLVAWQAPGYESLIVARILTGLAHGVFFSVGSIIATTLVPKEKAASAIATMFSGMTVAFVAGIPLGTFIGQHFGWRATFLIVALFGVVAFAGAVTFVPRGLPQTAPAPLARQFRVLAQPRLLLVYAMTAVGYGGSLIAFTYMAPLLERIAGFTPSQISLVLVGYGVSVAFGNVWGGKLADRVGPVGALKRIFLLLAVVLLALTFTVHVKWLAVLTMLAWGAVAFGNVPGLQVYVVKQARHFAPDATDVASGFNIAAFNLGVAGGSSLGGLIVANVGLGHTPWIAALVTLGAFALTALSGRLDRSAGLPERTAEPVELAH, from the coding sequence ATGCCACTCGCCCTACTTGCGCTGACCATCAGCGCGTTTGCCATCGGCACCACCGAGTTCGTGATCGTCGGGCTGATCCCGACCATCGGCGCCGATCTCGGCGTCAGCCTGCCGTCGGCCGGCCTGCTCGTCAGCCTCTATGCCTTGAGCGTCGCGATCGGCGCGCCGCTGCTCACCGCGCTCACCGCCCGCGTGCCGCGCAAGACGCTGCTCGCCGCGCTGATGGCGCTGTTCACGATCGGCAATCTCGTCGCGTGGCAGGCGCCCGGCTACGAATCGCTGATCGTCGCGCGCATCCTCACCGGCCTCGCGCACGGCGTGTTCTTCTCGGTCGGCTCGATCATCGCGACCACGCTGGTGCCGAAGGAGAAGGCCGCCAGCGCGATCGCGACGATGTTCAGCGGGATGACCGTCGCGTTCGTCGCGGGCATTCCGCTCGGCACCTTCATCGGCCAGCACTTCGGCTGGCGCGCGACGTTCCTGATCGTCGCGCTGTTCGGCGTCGTCGCGTTCGCGGGCGCGGTGACGTTCGTACCGCGCGGCCTGCCGCAGACGGCGCCCGCGCCGCTCGCCCGCCAGTTCCGCGTGCTCGCGCAGCCGCGCCTGCTGCTCGTCTATGCGATGACGGCGGTCGGCTACGGCGGTTCGCTGATCGCATTCACCTACATGGCGCCGCTGCTCGAACGGATCGCCGGCTTCACGCCGTCGCAGATCAGCCTCGTGCTGGTCGGCTACGGCGTGTCGGTCGCGTTCGGCAACGTGTGGGGCGGCAAGCTCGCCGACCGCGTCGGCCCCGTCGGCGCGCTCAAGCGGATCTTCCTGCTGCTCGCCGTCGTGCTGCTCGCGCTGACCTTCACCGTGCACGTGAAATGGCTCGCGGTGCTGACGATGCTCGCGTGGGGCGCGGTCGCGTTCGGCAACGTGCCGGGCCTGCAGGTGTACGTCGTCAAGCAGGCGCGCCACTTCGCGCCGGACGCCACCGACGTCGCCTCGGGCTTCAACATCGCCGCGTTCAACCTCGGCGTCGCGGGCGGCTCGTCGCTCGGCGGGCTGATCGTCGCGAACGTGGGCCTCGGCCATACGCCGTGGATCGCCGCGCTGGTCACGCTCGGCGCGTTCGCGCTGACCGCGCTCAGCGGCCGCCTCGACCGCAGCGCCGGGCTGCCGGAACGCACGGCCGAACCCGTCGAACTCGCCCATTGA
- a CDS encoding LysR family transcriptional regulator: MKITLDELQAFAAVVDTGSITAAAQRLDLTVSAASRTLARLEEKLKTTLLRRTTRRLELTEEGRAFLQDARAIIESVENAEEQMLARREMPSGRLRVDAATPFMLHVIVPLVRGYRERFPKVELELNSNEGIIDLLERRTDVAIRIGRLKDSTLHSRRIGNSRLRMLASPAYLDAHGQPRKADELRKHTLLGFTQPESLNVWPILGEDGEPARIEPAIWSSSGETLRQLALDGAGIVCLSDFMTAQDREAGRLVQVLTRHTLDVDQPINAVYYRNTAISSRIASFVDYLIDALRGGSGTGSEAPARRKAAWMGPL, from the coding sequence ATGAAGATCACGCTCGACGAACTCCAGGCCTTTGCTGCCGTGGTCGATACCGGCTCGATCACCGCTGCCGCGCAGCGGCTCGACCTGACCGTGTCGGCCGCGAGCCGTACGCTCGCGCGGCTCGAGGAGAAGCTCAAGACCACGCTGCTGCGCCGGACCACGCGCCGGCTCGAACTCACCGAGGAAGGGCGGGCGTTCCTGCAGGACGCGCGCGCGATCATCGAGTCCGTCGAGAATGCCGAGGAGCAGATGCTCGCGCGGCGCGAGATGCCGTCGGGGCGCTTACGCGTCGACGCGGCGACGCCGTTCATGCTGCACGTGATCGTGCCGCTCGTGCGCGGCTACCGCGAACGCTTTCCGAAGGTCGAACTGGAGTTGAACAGCAACGAGGGGATCATCGACCTGCTCGAGCGGCGCACCGACGTCGCGATCCGGATCGGCCGGCTCAAGGATTCGACGCTGCACAGCCGGCGCATCGGCAACAGCCGGCTGCGGATGCTCGCGAGCCCCGCGTACCTCGACGCGCATGGGCAGCCGCGCAAGGCCGACGAGCTGCGCAAGCACACGCTGCTCGGCTTCACGCAGCCGGAATCGCTGAACGTGTGGCCGATCCTCGGCGAGGACGGCGAGCCGGCCCGCATCGAGCCGGCGATCTGGTCGTCGAGCGGCGAGACGCTGCGACAGCTCGCGCTCGACGGCGCGGGCATCGTCTGCCTGTCGGACTTCATGACCGCGCAGGATCGCGAGGCCGGGCGGCTCGTGCAGGTGCTGACGCGCCACACGCTCGACGTCGACCAGCCGATCAACGCGGTGTATTACCGCAACACCGCGATTTCGTCGCGGATCGCGTCGTTCGTCGATTACCTGATCGATGCGCTGCGCGGCGGCAGCGGCACCGGCAGCGAAGCGCCCGCGCGGCGCAAGGCCGCCTGGATGGGGCCGCTGTGA
- the zwf gene encoding glucose-6-phosphate dehydrogenase — MTNKPNQTEAEQPVDMIIFGGGGDLAARKLLPALYMAHLHCNLPPDTRIIAVGRRDWGIDGYRQFMDEQSRPFIDAKAFDADAWARFLDLFKYVLIDVNAPQDYARLGEAARSDAIRVFYLSTSPELFTTICDNLSAAHLVDARSRVVLEKPLGHDLASAQAINDAVGKHFAESQIYRIDHYLGKETVQNLMVLRFGNPIFGPLWQAPSIRSVQITVAETVGVGSRAGFYDHTGALRDMVQNHLLQLLCIVAMEPPVSLDPDAVRDEKLKVLRSLRPMALSDVARDTVRGQYTAGAVDGQPVKGYLEEDNVPADSHAETFVALRAYVNNWRWANVPFFLRTGKRLQRRQSEIVIEFADMPFSIIPSGPRHYSNRLVIQLQPEESIQLQMLAKEPGSGMKMVPVSLNLDLQQAIPERRAEAYERLLIDVIRGRLTHFMRRDELEAAWSWVEPILDGWKQLGDRPRLYTAGTFGPAASSALLARDNMSWSEEA; from the coding sequence ATGACGAACAAGCCCAACCAGACCGAAGCCGAGCAGCCCGTCGACATGATCATCTTCGGCGGCGGCGGCGACCTGGCCGCCCGCAAACTGCTGCCCGCGCTCTACATGGCGCATCTGCACTGCAACCTGCCGCCGGACACGCGCATCATCGCGGTCGGCCGCCGCGACTGGGGCATCGACGGCTACCGCCAGTTCATGGACGAGCAGTCGCGCCCGTTCATCGACGCGAAGGCGTTCGACGCCGATGCCTGGGCGCGTTTCCTGGACCTCTTCAAGTACGTGCTGATCGACGTGAACGCGCCGCAGGACTACGCGCGGCTCGGCGAAGCGGCGCGTAGCGACGCGATCCGCGTGTTCTACCTGTCGACGTCGCCGGAGCTGTTCACGACGATCTGCGACAACCTGTCGGCCGCGCATCTGGTCGATGCGCGCTCGCGCGTCGTCCTCGAAAAGCCGCTCGGCCACGACCTCGCATCGGCGCAGGCGATCAACGATGCGGTCGGCAAGCATTTCGCGGAATCGCAGATCTACCGGATCGACCATTACCTCGGCAAGGAGACGGTGCAGAACCTGATGGTGCTGCGCTTCGGCAATCCGATCTTCGGGCCGCTGTGGCAGGCGCCGAGCATCCGCAGCGTGCAGATCACGGTCGCGGAAACGGTCGGCGTGGGCAGCCGCGCGGGCTTCTACGACCACACCGGCGCGCTGCGCGACATGGTGCAGAACCACCTGCTGCAGCTGCTGTGCATCGTCGCGATGGAGCCGCCCGTGTCGCTCGACCCGGACGCGGTGCGCGACGAGAAGCTCAAGGTGCTGCGCTCACTGCGGCCGATGGCGCTGTCGGACGTCGCGCGCGACACGGTGCGCGGCCAGTACACGGCCGGCGCCGTCGACGGCCAGCCGGTCAAGGGCTATCTCGAGGAAGACAACGTGCCGGCCGACAGCCACGCCGAGACGTTCGTGGCGCTGCGCGCGTACGTCAACAACTGGCGCTGGGCGAACGTGCCGTTCTTCCTGCGCACCGGCAAGCGGCTGCAGCGCCGCCAGTCGGAGATCGTGATCGAATTCGCGGACATGCCGTTCTCGATCATCCCGAGCGGCCCGCGCCATTACAGCAACCGCCTCGTGATCCAGCTGCAGCCGGAGGAATCGATCCAGCTGCAGATGCTCGCGAAGGAACCGGGCAGCGGGATGAAGATGGTGCCCGTGAGCCTGAACCTCGACCTGCAACAGGCGATTCCGGAACGGCGCGCGGAAGCATACGAGCGGCTGCTGATCGACGTGATCCGCGGCCGCCTCACGCACTTCATGCGCCGCGACGAGCTCGAAGCCGCGTGGTCGTGGGTCGAGCCCATCCTCGACGGCTGGAAGCAGCTCGGCGACCGCCCGCGCCTCTATACGGCCGGCACGTTCGGGCCGGCCGCGTCGTCGGCGCTGCTCGCGCGCGACAACATGTCGTGGTCCGAAGAGGCGTAA
- a CDS encoding TetR/AcrR family transcriptional regulator has protein sequence MARPRSPDKQEAILAAAARALSEDGASATTARIARLAGVAEGTVFTYFDSKDALLNALYLDLKAGMRDAMMTGFPEQASAEQAMRHAWNGYVSWGVANPDGRRALQQLIVSGRIDDAHRAAGAEGFGAVHALLHEHAAASGDLQAEHAHAFRASLFTAIAETAMESIAREPAAADAYREAGFRALWAVLHAV, from the coding sequence GTGGCCCGTCCCCGCAGTCCCGACAAACAGGAGGCCATCCTTGCCGCCGCGGCGCGCGCGCTCTCGGAGGACGGCGCGAGTGCGACGACGGCGCGCATCGCCCGGCTCGCCGGCGTCGCGGAAGGCACGGTGTTCACCTATTTCGACAGCAAGGATGCATTGCTGAACGCGCTGTATCTCGACCTGAAGGCCGGCATGCGCGACGCGATGATGACCGGCTTTCCGGAGCAGGCATCGGCCGAGCAGGCGATGCGCCATGCCTGGAACGGCTATGTGTCGTGGGGCGTCGCGAACCCGGACGGGCGGCGCGCGCTGCAGCAGTTGATCGTGAGCGGGCGTATCGACGACGCTCATCGTGCGGCAGGCGCCGAAGGCTTCGGCGCGGTGCATGCGCTGTTGCACGAGCACGCCGCCGCGTCGGGTGACTTGCAGGCCGAGCATGCGCATGCGTTTCGCGCGTCGTTGTTTACGGCCATCGCCGAGACGGCGATGGAGTCGATCGCGCGCGAGCCGGCCGCGGCCGATGCGTACCGGGAGGCCGGGTTTCGCGCGCTCTGGGCGGTATTGCACGCGGTGTGA
- a CDS encoding SDR family NAD(P)-dependent oxidoreductase, with protein MSKVWIVTGAARGLGRSIAGAVLAAGDRLVAGARDPARLADLAERYGDRLRTVELDVTDEAAAAHAAAVARDAFGRIDVLVNNAGYGHTAPFEQMSAERFRDQIDTNLFGVINLTRAVLPTMRAQRSGHIFQVSSVGGRTATPGLSAYQAAKWAVGGFSDVLAKEVAPFGVRVCTLEPGGMRTEWAAQAKREVDALLPDYQPSVGKMLDMLGSYGGREVGDPARIAALIVELSRRDDVPLRLLLGADALFVCEQAETQRAQEAARWRDTTLSTMFPDAKLPEGLHTLKQVG; from the coding sequence ATGTCGAAGGTCTGGATTGTGACGGGGGCCGCGCGCGGCCTGGGGCGCTCGATCGCGGGCGCGGTGCTGGCGGCGGGCGATCGATTGGTGGCCGGGGCGCGCGATCCCGCGCGGCTTGCCGATTTGGCGGAACGTTACGGCGACCGCTTGCGAACGGTCGAGCTCGACGTGACGGACGAAGCCGCGGCCGCGCATGCGGCCGCTGTCGCGCGCGACGCGTTCGGTCGTATCGACGTGCTGGTGAACAACGCGGGCTACGGCCATACGGCGCCGTTCGAGCAGATGAGCGCCGAGCGGTTCCGCGACCAGATCGACACGAACCTGTTCGGCGTGATCAACCTCACGCGCGCGGTGCTGCCGACGATGCGCGCGCAGCGCTCGGGCCACATTTTCCAGGTGTCGTCGGTGGGCGGGCGGACGGCCACGCCGGGCCTCTCGGCGTATCAGGCCGCCAAGTGGGCGGTCGGCGGGTTCAGCGATGTGCTCGCGAAGGAAGTTGCGCCGTTCGGCGTGCGCGTGTGCACGCTGGAGCCGGGCGGGATGCGAACCGAGTGGGCCGCGCAGGCGAAGCGCGAAGTCGACGCGCTGCTGCCCGACTATCAGCCGTCGGTCGGGAAAATGCTGGACATGCTGGGCTCGTATGGCGGCCGCGAAGTCGGCGACCCGGCCCGGATCGCGGCGCTGATCGTCGAGTTGTCGCGCCGCGACGACGTGCCGTTGCGCCTGCTGCTCGGCGCCGACGCGCTGTTCGTCTGCGAGCAGGCCGAAACGCAGCGCGCACAGGAGGCGGCGCGGTGGCGCGATACGACGTTGTCGACGATGTTCCCCGACGCGAAGCTGCCAGAGGGGCTGCACACGTTGAAGCAGGTCGGGTAG
- a CDS encoding peroxidase-related enzyme (This protein belongs to a clade of uncharacterized proteins related to peroxidases such as the alkylhydroperoxidase AhpD.), giving the protein MTAADHAPISRFPVPALDDLPDDIRARIAAVQEKSGFIPNVFVTLAHRPDEFRAFFAYHDALMDKPGNLSKAEREMIVVATSSANQCQYCVIAHGAILRIRAKDPLIADQVATNYRKADITARQKAMLDFAMKVSQAAHEVGEADFDTLKSHGFSDDDAWDIAAIAAFFGMSNRLANVTNMRPNAQFYALGR; this is encoded by the coding sequence ATGACCGCTGCCGACCACGCGCCCATCAGCCGCTTCCCCGTGCCCGCGCTCGACGATCTGCCCGACGACATTCGCGCACGCATCGCCGCCGTTCAGGAGAAGTCGGGCTTCATCCCGAACGTGTTCGTCACGCTCGCGCATCGCCCGGACGAATTTCGCGCGTTCTTCGCGTACCACGACGCACTGATGGACAAGCCCGGCAATCTCAGCAAGGCCGAACGGGAGATGATCGTCGTCGCGACCAGCAGCGCGAACCAGTGCCAGTATTGCGTGATCGCGCACGGCGCGATCCTGCGCATCCGCGCGAAGGATCCGCTGATCGCCGATCAGGTCGCGACGAACTACCGCAAGGCCGACATCACCGCGCGGCAGAAGGCGATGCTCGACTTCGCGATGAAGGTTTCGCAGGCCGCGCATGAAGTGGGCGAAGCGGACTTCGACACGCTGAAGTCGCACGGCTTCAGCGACGACGACGCGTGGGACATCGCGGCGATCGCCGCGTTCTTCGGCATGTCGAACCGCCTCGCGAACGTGACCAACATGCGCCCGAACGCGCAGTTCTACGCGCTCGGGCGTTGA